In Cellulomonas sp. Y8, the genomic stretch ACCGGGACCGCGCGAGCCCATGCCCGCGCCGGCGCCGCCGACCTGGCCACCGGCCTGCCGGGACATCGAGTCGCCCCAGCCGCGCAGGCGCGGCAGCAGGTACTCGAGCTGCGCGAGCTCGACCTGGGCCTTGCCCTCCCGGGACTTCGCGTGCTGGGCGAAGATGTCGAGGATCAGCGCGGTCCGGTCGACGACCTTGACCTTCACCACGTCCTCCAGCGCGCGGCGCTGGGACGGGGCGAGCTCGCCGTCGACGACCACGGTGTCCGCGCCGACGGCCAGCACCACGCCCGCGAGCTCCGCCGCCTTGCCGGAGCCGAGGTAGGTGCCGGGGTCGGGGTTCTGCCGGCGCTGCAGCAGGCCGTCGAGCACCTGCGAGCCCGCGGTCTCGGCCAGGGCGGCGAGCTCGCGCAGCGAGATCTCCGCGCTCTCCTGGGTGACGCCCCCGCCGCCCCAGAGGCCGACCAGCACGACGCGCTCGAGGCGCAGCTGCCGGTACTCGACCTCGGTGACGTCCTGGAGCTCGGTCGACAGCCCCGCCACCCGGCGCAGCGACGTGCGCTCCTCCAGGTCGAGCTGCTCGCCGTCGTAGGTGGTGTGGACGGTCGCGCCGTCGTGGACCGCCGTGCCCGCCCGCGCGAGCACGCGTGCCACGACGTCGTCGGCGACCCGCTGGGCGTCGCGCGCGGCCTGCTGCGCGTCCACCTCGGTCTCCGGGACGTCCTGCTCGCGAGTCGTGGGGTTCTGGGGGTCGTTCACGCGGTTCCTTCGCTGTCGGCGGTGGCCGCCGTCGTCGGTGGCCCGGGTACCAGTGTCGCGCGCCGCGGGGGCGGGCGCGAGGCTATTCGCCACGGGCGGACGGTGCGCCGGGGCGGGCCGGTAGGGTCGCGGCGTGACCGGCACCGAGCACTACTTCACCGCCGAGCCCGCCTCCCCCGACGAGCGCCGGGCCCGCACCGTGCACCTCGCGGGCCGGGACGTCGAGGTCGAGACCGCCGGCGGCGTGTTCTCCCCCGACCACCTGGACGGCGGGACCGAGGTGCTGCTGCAGCACGTGCCCGACCCGCCCCGCGACGGCGACCTGCTCGACCTCGGCTGCGGCTGGGGGCCGGTCGCGCTCAGCCTCGGCCTGCTCGCCCCGCACGCGCGGGTGTGGGCCGTCGACGTGAACGAGCGGGCGCTCGACCTGACCCGGCGCAACGCGGCGCGGCTCGGGGTCGACGGGCTGACGGCGGTGCGTCCCGAGGACGTGCCCGACGACGTGCGGTTCGCCGCCATCTGGTCGAACCCGCCGATCCGGGTCGGCAAGGAGACGCTGCACGCGATGCTGCGGCAGTGGCTCCGGCGGCTGCTCCCGGGCGGCGAGGCGTACCTCGTGGTGGCGAAGAACCTCGGGTCGGACTCGCTGCTGCGCTGGCTGGCGACGGAGCTCGACGGGGCCGCGGCGGTGGACCGGGTCGCGACCGCGCGGGGGTTCCGGGTGCTGCGGGTGGTCGCGGCTGGCTGAGGCCCGGACCCCGGCGCGGCCCGGCGCGCGTCAGTCCGCGACGACCGGCGCGGACCAGCAGCGGGCCGTGACGCCGACCAGGTTCCAGGCGTTGATCGCCACGACCAGCGCCAGCAGCGCCGCGGTGGCCTGCTCGCCGGACGCGGCGGTCGCCGCCGCGACCACCTCGCCCGGCACCCGGGTCTGCGGAGCGAGCGTCACGGACTCGGCCAGCTCGAGCGCGGCACGCTGCCGCGCGGTGAAGAACGACGACTCCCGCCACACGGCGACCGCGTCCACCTGCTGGGTCCGCAGGCCCGCGGCACGGGCGTCCCGGGCGTGGGTGTCGACGCAGTAGGCGCAGCCGTTCAGCTGCGAGGCGCGGAGCCGGACGATCTCGCGCAGCGCGGGCTCGACCCCGGCGCGGTCGAGCTCGGCGGTGGCGGCGGCGTCCAGGTCGGCGAGCGCGGCGGAGAACGTGGGGGCGAGGCCGTCGACGTCGAGGCGGCGCGGGACGCGCACCGGGCGGTCGGGGCCGTCGGAGCCGTCGGTATGCTGCGCGTGGTCGGGTGCCGGGGCGGTGGTCTGCGTGGTCATGCCGGCGACGCTACGGACGGGGCGGCCCTCCTCTACAGTCCAATGTCGTGCGCGCGACGTGGGCCATCGGCGGGTTGGACCTGTTCCTCGACCTGCGCGCCGCGCGTCCGCGCCGGGGCCTGGAGGACGCGCTCCGGGCGGCCGTGACCGAGGGCCGGCTCGCCCCCGGCACGCGGCTCCCGGCGACGCGCTCCGTCGCCGCCGACCTGGGCGTCGCGCGCAACACCGTCGCGCAGGTCTACGAGCAGCTCGCCGCCGAGGGCTGGTTGACCAGCCGTGTCGGGGCGGGGACCTGGGTCGCCGAGCCCGCCGCGAGCCCGGCTCCGGCGGAGGGGCGACCGACCGGACAGCCCGCGGCCGGCTCGCCCGGCCCACCCGCGGGAGCCGACCTGCGCGCGGGCATCCCCGACGCCGCGGCCTTCCCGCGCCGCGAGTGGGCCGCGGCGGTGCGGCGCGCCGTCCTCGACTCCCCGGCCGGTTCGCTCGGGTACCCGGACCCGCGCGGCGTCCCGGCGGCCCGTGAGGCGCTGGCGGGCTACCTGGCCCGGACCCGCGGCGTGCGCGCGACGTCCGGGCGCGTCCTGCTGGCGCGCGGGTTCGGCGGCCTGCTGGCCGCGGCCTGCCGGGCGCTGGCCGCCGCGGGCGCGACCCGGGTCGCCGTCGAGGAGTACGGCCACGCACGGCACCGGGACGCGATCGTCGCGGCGGGCCTCGCGGTCGTGCCGCTGCCCGTCGACCGGGACGGGGCGGACGTCGCGCAGCTCGCGGAGCTCGGGGTCGACGCCGTGCTGCTCACCCCGGCGCACCAGTTCCCCACCGGCGTCGCGCTGGCCCCGGACCGCCGGACCGCGGTGGTGCGCTGGGCCGCCGCCACCGGCGCGCTCGTGCTCGAGGACGACTACGACGGCGAGTTCCGGTACGACCGCCGGGCGGTCGGGGCGCTGCAGGCGCTCGCGCCGGAGCACGTGCTGTACGCCGGCACCGCGAGCAAGTCGGTCGGGCCGGGGCTCGGGCTCGCGTGGGCGGTCGCGCCGGAGCGGCTGGTGGCACCGCTCGCCCGGCAGACCGAGCTGCTCGGGGGCGGGCCGCCGGCCGTCGACCAGCTGGCGCTCGCCGGGTTCGTCGAGGCGCACGACCTGGACCGCTCGGTGCGCCGACTGCGGCAGCACTACCGGGCGCGCCGCGCGCGGGTCGAGGCCGTGGTCGCCGAGCGCCTGCCGGCCTGCGCGGTCGCCGGGCTGCCCGCGGGCCTGCACTGCCTGGTCGAGCTGCCCGCCGGGACGTCCGAGACCGCGGTCGTGGCCGCAGCGGCGCGCCGTGGGGTGCGGCTGGAGGGGCTCTCGGCGTTCGCGGCCCCCGGTACGGGGCGGGGCCGGGGGCCGGCCGTGGTCGTCGGCTACGGGGCCCCGGGGGCGCACGCGTTCGACGCCGTGCTCGCCGCCGCGGCGGAGGCGATCGCCGACGTGCTGGACTGACCGAGCCGGGGTCGCGGGGCGCCGGGAGTCAGCGCAGCGCGGCCACCACGGCGCGCGCCTGGGCGAGGCTCGGCACGCCCGCGACCCGGACGACGGGCGCGCCGTCGGCGTCGAGCACGACCACCGTCGGCGTCTCGGTCACCCCGAACCGCTCCGCCAGGTCCGCGCGGTCGGCCACGTCGACCTCGACGTGCGCGACGCCGTCCTGGGTCGCCACGACCCGCTCCAGCACCCGGCGGGTGGCCCGGCACGGCGCGCAGAATCCCGACGACAGCTGGAGGAACGTCGCGTCGCGCCCCAGGGGGCGGCGCAGGTCCTCGGCCGTCAGGGCGGCGGCGGTCGACGTGTCGGTCACGCGGGGTGCAACGCGCCCGCGGCCCGGGGTGTTCCGGCGCTCGGCCGGGACCCGGACGCGGTCAGCGGGACAGCGCGGCCGGGTCGACGTCGAGGTCCGCGACGAGGACCGCCGGGCCGGCGAGCTCGACGTGGCCGTCCGGCAGGGCCGCGACCCGCACGGTCCCGCCCGGCACGTCCACCAGCCAGACGTCGGGCGCCTGCGGCCCGGCCCAGGCCCGCACCGCGAGCGCCGCGGCGCACGCGCCGGTGCCGCAGGACCGGGTCTCGCCGACCCCGCGCTCGTGCACGCGCATCCGCACCCGGCCGACGACCGTGCCGTCCGCGAGCCGCTGCTCCCCGAGCGGGACGACCAGCTCGACGTTCGTGCCGTGCGGCGGCACCGGGTCGACCGCGGGGGCCCGGGTGAGGTCGGCGGCGGCGAGCTCGGCGTCGTCCGCGAGCGCCAGCACCGTGTGCGGGTTGCCCAGGTCGACGCTGAGCGCGGGGCGCGGCACCGGCAGACCCGGGACGTCCACCTGGGCGTCCGCGCCCGCGGCGGCCGCCTCGGGCCCGCCCGGCAGCCGCCACTCCCCCATGTCGACGGCGTACCAGGTCTCGCCCGCGGGGCCGGCGGCCTCCCGGACGCGCCGGACGCCGGCGCGGGTGCCGAGCACGAGCTCGCCCGTCGCGGGGTCCCACAGGCCGAGCGCGCGGGCGTACTCCGCGACGACCCGCACGCCGTTGCCGCACATCTCCGCGATCGACCCGTCGGCGTTGCGGTAGTCCATGAACCACGTGGCGGCCGGGTCCTCCGCGAGCACCGCGGCGCCCTCGGGCAGCTCGGCGCTGGCGACCAGCCGGATGACCCCGTCGCCGCCGATCCCCGCGCGGCGGTCGGCGAGCGCGCGGACCAGGTCGGCGTCGAGCGCGATCCCGGTCCGGCCGTCGAGCAGCACGAAGTCGTTCTGCGTGCCGTGGCCCTTGGTCACGCGCAGCGCCGCGACCGTGTCGGGCAGGGCGCGGGCGGCCGGGGACGCGGCGGGGGCGGTCATGACCCCAGACTACGGCGCGGCGCCGGGTCGTCCGTGGCGAGCCCCAGCTCCCCGGAGTCGGCCCCCCGGACGAGCGCGAGGGCCCCGGTCGACGAGGTCCGGGTCCTGCGCGTCGAGCCAGTGCACGCGCGGGTCGCGCCCGAACCAGCCCATCTGCTTGCGGGCCAGCCGCCGGGTGCCGGCGACCACCTGGGCGCGTGCCTCGTCCTCGGTGATCTCGCCGCGCAGGGCGGACAGCACCTCGGCGTAGCCGACGGCGCGCGAGGCCGTGCGGCCGATGCCGCGCCCGACCAGGCCGCGCACCTCGTCGACGAGCCCGGCGGCCCACATCCGGTCGACCCGCGCCTGCACCCGCTCGTCGAGCACGGCGCGGTCGCAGTCCAGGCCGATCTGCACGGCGGGGACCTCGTAGTCGTGACCGGGCAGGTTCGCCGAGTACGGCCGCCCCGTCAGCGCGATGACCTCCAGCGCCCGGACGATCCGGCGGGCGTTGCGCGGGCCGATGTTCCTCCGCGGCGACCGGGTCGGCGGCGGCGAGCTCGGCGTGCAGGGCGCGGGCGCCCTCGGTCTCGACCCGGGCCTCCAGCGCGGCGCGGACCTCGGGGTCGGTACCGGGGAACTCGATCCGGTCCAGCAGGGACCGCACGTACAGCCCCGACCCGCCCACCACGACCGGTCGGCGGCCGCGGGCGGCGATGTCGGCGAGCGCCGCGCGGGCGTCGCGCTGGTACGCGGCGACCGTGGCGTCCTCGTGCGGGTCGAGCACGTCGAGCAGGTGGTGCGGGACGCCCCGGCGCTCCGCGACGGCGAGCTTGGCGGTGCCGATGTCCAGGCCCCGGTAGAGCTGCAGCGCGTCGGCGTTCACGACCTCGCCGTCCAGGTGCTCCGCGAGGGCGACGCCCAGGTCGGACTTGCCGGTCGCGGTCGGGCCGACCACGGCGACGACGACGGTCAACGGGGCTCCTCGAGGTGGTGCGGGACGGGACGGTCGTGCGGGTCGGGGAGCGTCGGGCCGGCGAGCGCGGCCGGGTCGGCGAGCCGCCAGGCGGCGACGACGTGCTGGGCGCCCGCCACGACCTCGCGGTGCAGGCTGGCGGCCTCGGTGACGGCGCCCGCGGGCAGCAGCGCCAGGGCGGCCCGCCACGGACCCCGGCCCGAGACGGCCAGGTCGCGCGCGCCGTCGGCACCGAGGTCGTCGAGCGCCCGGCCCAGCGCGGCGGGCCCGTCGGCGAGGGCGGCGAGCAGGGCGTCGTCCGCGGCGGGTGCACGCGGGTCGTCCGCGAGCGGGGCGTCCGGTCCGTGCCGGGCGCTGAGCGACCCGACGACCACGACCGCGCGCGGGGCGGCGGAGGAGTCGTGGGCGGCGACGACGTGGTCGGCGGCGCGGTCGATCTCGACCACGTCGACCGGCGAGGCGACCCCGGCGGCGCGCAGCAGCACGAGCGCGACCGACGCGGGCACGTCCGCGCGCGGGGCGCCGTCGAGCGCGGGCGGCGCGAGGTCGGGCAGGTCGAGGCCCGCGGCACCGAGCCCGGGCGCGACGGGGTGCGGCAGGAACCGCAGGCGGCGCGCGGGCGCGATCACGAGCACCCGCTCGACGCCCGGGTTCCCGCCGGCTCCGGTGTCTCCGGCGAGGTCCGCGAGCGCCGCCACCGCCGCGTCCCGCAGCCCGGCGGCGGGGTCGGCCCGCCCGGCGGCACCGGGGACGAGCAGGGCGGTGTCGGGCAGGAACACCACGGCCAGGCTCACCCCGGCACCGTATCCCGCCGCGCCCGCCCCTCCGCCCCGCACCCGCTGCCTGCAAGACCCCCGCCGAGATGGCAGCTCTCGGCTGCGCGGCCGTCCCCGCGCACAGCCGAGAGCTGCCCTCTCGGCGAGACCGCTCGCCGAGCGGGCAGTCGATGTCCCCATCCGGCGTGCGGAGGGGACGTCTAGTGCCCACTCGGCGCAGCGCGAGCGCGCGGCGCGGGGTCAGGTGGTCAGGGTGCGGGCCAGGTCGTCGGCGCGGGCGTCCTGGCCCGAGCGGCGCAGTACGTCGACCAGGGCGTTCGCGACCTCGCCGTGCGGGGCCCGCTGGCGCGCGGCCTGGAACCCCTCCATCGCCGACTCCAGGTGCCACACCGCGTCCTCGACGTGGCCCAGGTCGTCGTGCAGCCGCCCGGCGCGAGCCAGAACGCGTGCGCGGCGTCCGCGAGCGCGCCGAGGCCGGCGTAGGCCTCGGCCGCCGACTGCGCGCGGGTGGCCGCGGCGGCGCTGCGCTCCGGGCCGCCGAGCGTCGCCAGCAGCCGGGCGGCCGCGTCGTCCAGGTCGGCGGCGGCGCGGCGGTGCTCGGCCTGCTCGCGGGCGACGAGCTCCGGGGCCCGCTCGTCGTCTCCCGGAGCGGCGTCCGCGGCCAGCCGGAGCAGCAGGCCGTCCGCCTCCGCGAGCACGGCCTCGGCCCGGCCGGTCACCGCGGCGGCGCCGGCCCACGCGACGACCACCGGCGCGACGACCGTGGCGGGGACGTCCGCGGCCCGGAGCCGGGCGACCGCCGCGGCGTAGCCGGAGGCCGCACCCGTCGTCGTCGCCGAGCACCTGCGCGCAGTGCGCGGCCTCCGCGTAGCCGAAGCCGGACTCCGTCAGCAGGCCTGCGCCCTCGAACGCGACCGCGGCGTCGAGGTAGGCACCGGCCGCGGACTCCAGGTCACCGGTTCCGGCGAGGCGCTCGGCCTCCGCGGCCAGCGCCGCGGGGTCGGCCGGGGCGGCACGCCGCGCGTCGCCGGGGGCCGCACCGTCCGCGCTCGTCGCGGCACCCGCCGCGCTGCCGGCCGAGCCGTCGGCGTCCGACCCGCCCGCGTCCGGGGTCGCCCCGCCGCGCGCCGCCAGGCCCCGCGGCAGCACGTCGAGGTCCAGCGCGTGAGGAGCCGGCTCGGTCGCCCACGCGCGGGCCACCGACTCGCTCTCGGCGCTCGTCCCGTTCCGCGCGTCGAACTGCCTCGCCAGCGCGGTCGCCTCGGCCCGCAACCAGTCGTCGAGCTCGGCCACGGTCGTCGCGGGCACGGAGGCCAGCCGCACCGGCAGGTCGCCCTGCCCGGCCGAGCGCAGGACGTGCGTCGCCCCGCCGACCAGCCGCGCGAACGCCAGCCGCGAGTACGGCGTGTCCCCGCCGGTGAGGTACTGCTGGTCCGCCTCGATCGCCCGGACGGCGCGCTCGGCCTGCCCGCCGCGCGCGAGCAGCCGCACCCGGCGACCGCGGGCGCCGACCATGTCGGACTCGGCCTCCGCGAGCGCCGCGACGGCACGCCGGTGGGTCCGGGCGGCGTCGCGCGGCCGGCCCTGGTCCAGGTAGGCCTCGGCGAGGTAGGACAGCATGTCCGCCGGCTCGGACGCGCACGACGGGTCCTCGGCGAGGGTCTGCTCGATGATCCGGATGCCCTCCTCGGCCCGGTCGGTGCCGATGAGCCACGCGGCGCGGTCGCCGGGGTCGCACGCCTCGCACTGGGAGAAGTCGTCGCGCGGGGTGGCGATCCACGCCTGGTAGGCGGCCTCGACGTCGGCGGCGCCGCGCTGCCGGGCCCAGGCGAACCGCTCGTAGGCGACCGCGTCCATGCCGTTCCCGGCCAGGGCGTAGCGGCGCTCCATGTCCGCGAGGGTGCGGTCGATCTGCTCGGCCGGGACCGTCGGGAAGTCCGCGAGCCCGGAGATCATCCACTTGAACGACCAGAACAGGCCGTGCCGGTCGTGCGCGTCGAAGTGCTCGGGGTGCTCGTCGTACCAGCGCAGCAGCCGCGCGAACGCGACGAACGACCGGTCGACCTCGCCGCCCCACTGGTACGCCTCGACCAGCGTGCCGAGCGCGTAGGCGCGGGCGGCGTCCGGGCCCTCGGCGTCGACCAGCCGCACCTGGCGCTCGGCGGCCTGGGACCGGGCCAGCCCGTACGGCATCTGCCGCACGCGGGAGATCTCGCGGTTGGCCTCGTCCAGCGTGCGCGTCACGCGCGCTCCTCCCCGGCCGGTCCCCCGGCCGCCTCGTCGTCGGCGCCGGGCAGCGCGCCCGGCACCCCCTCGCCCGCGCCGCCCCGCGGGCCCGCACCGGACCCGGCCAGCCCGGCCCGCAGCAGCACCGACATCGAGCCGGTCATCAGCTCCGAGTCCCGCGCGCGCAGCGGCTCGCCGGACAGCAGCAGGGCGGACACGTACAGGGACCGCAGCCCCGCGGCGACCACCTCGCCCGGTGGCGCGTCGAGCAGGTCGCGCACCAGCGGGCTGGCGTCGTTGAGCACGAGCCGGCGCGCGGCGGCGGGCGCGGCGAACCCCGCGAGCACGTCGCTCCACACGTCGTCGGCCTCGGCCATCGCCGCCTGCAGGTCGCGCTGGTGGTCGCCGTCCCGGTCGTGCAGCAGGACCGCGGGCAGCTCGGCGGGCTCGAACGTCCGCAGCACGAGCTCGGTGTCGAGGGGCCGCAGCACCTCGCCGCCCGCCCGCACCGCGTCGAGGGTCGCGAGCTCGCGCTCCGGCGCCACCGGGGCCAGCACCTGCGCGATGTCGCCGGCGCCGAGCGGCCGCACCTCGCCGAGTCCGCGCCCCGGCCCGCGCGCGGCGAGCCGAGCCAGCAGGTCCGCGTCGTAGACGTACCCCGCGTTCACCACGGCCAGGCCCTGCGCGCGGGCGACCGGGGCGATCCGCCGGTACTCCTCGAGCGTCGGCGCGAACACCACCTGCCCGTGCTCCTGCGCGACCTCGGCGAGCGTGAGCGTCCCGTCGGTCGTCTCGTAGGGCAGGATCCGCGCCGCGAGGTCGAGCATCGTGTCGTCGGTCAGGGCGAGCGAGCGCACCGCCAGGTGGTGCGTGCTCACGAACTGCCGCGCGAGAGCGGTCGACGACTCCAGGGTGCGCAGCGTCCAGGACCGGACCGCGTCCGCGAGCGCCTCCTGTGTCGCCAGCAGCACCTCGTCCGTGTACAGCGCCTCGCGGGACGCGGTCGGGCGCAGGCCCGAGGCGTCGATGACGCACCGGACGAAGAACGCCCACTCGGGGAGCAGCCCGTCGACGCGCGTCCCGAGCAGCATCCGCTTGAGGTAGACCCGGTGCGAGCCGCCGCCGCCCGGCGGGACCGCCGCGGGCAGCACGAACGCCACCCCGGTGACCCCGGCCAGCGGGACCGACAGGTCGATGCTGGCGAGCGGCGTGAAGCCGAGGGCCTGCTCGCAGTACCGGGCCAGCGCCTGCGCGCGGGCGGCCTCGTCCGGGTGCTCGCGCGCCCAGGGCGTCTCGGGCGCCGAGATGCGGCGCCACACGTGCCCGGGGCGCGGGGCGCCGTCGCCGGGCAGGTCGTCGGCGGGGTCACCGGCTCCCGGTGCCGCGGCCGCGGGGGCGGTCCCCAGCGGCACCTCCACCGCCACGTCGACCGGCAGCAGCGAGCCGAACTCCGCGGCGAGCGCCGCGACCGTCTCCCCCGCCAGCCAGTGCTCGAGGTCCCGCCGCGGCCGGAGCCGCACGGTGCTGCCCGCCGGCAGGTCGGCGTCCGGCAGCTCGACGAGGTCGTACGACCCGTCCGCGTGCCCGCGCCAGCGCACGGCCGGGGCCAGCGGGTCCCGGGCGGACCGGGACACCAGCTCGATCCGGTCGGCCACCATGAACGCCGACAGCAGGCCGATGCCGAACTGCCCGAGGAACTCCTCGCGACCGACGCCGAGGTCGAGGTCGCGCTTGGACGACCGTCCGACGGTCGCGAGCAGCTCCTCCGCCTCGGCGCGGGTCAGGCCCACGCCGGAGTCGGTGACGAGCAGCGAGCCGTCCGGCAGCGGCCGCAGCCGGACGGTCGCCGGGCACCCCGGGTCCTCGGCGCGGCGCGCGGTGATCGCGTCGACGCCGTTCTGCAGCAGCTCGCGCAGGTAGACCCGGGGTCCGGAGTACAGGTGCCGGGCGAGCAGGTCGACCACGCCGTGCAGGTCGACCTGGAACGCCCGCGCGGCGGGGTCCGTCATCGGCGCCGGGTCACTCCCCGGAGGCCGCGGCCTCGGCGGCCTTCGCCGCGGCGGCCTCGGCCGGGAACTGCTCGTCGAGGTGCTCGAACAGGCTCAGCGCGGTGGTGATGCCGCACGCGAGGTGCAGGTCGATCTGCTCGTCGGTCGCGCCGTGCTCGTAGTCGACCGTGTGCTCGGCGTACACGCCGACGACGTCGTCCTCGGCCCGCACGTAGCCCTTCGGCCACAGCTTCTCGGAGTTCCAGGTGTTCACCAGGTCGACCACCCGCGCGTACTGGTCGATCCCGACCTTGCGGTTCCACCGGCCGCGGGTCTGCAGGTACTCCTGCTGCCCGCCGAGCCGGAAGAAGTAGAACAGGTGCCCGTCCCAGTAGCCGCCGATGTCGCCGTCGTCGTCGACGCCGTAGTTCATCTCGCGCGCGTCCAGCACGTCGATGACGCGCTGGTGCGACAGGGGCTGCGGTCCGGGGACGGACGCCGCGGCGTCCGGCTTGGTGAAGAAACCCATGGCGTCCTCGTGGGTGTCGTGCGGGGCCACCTCGGTCCCGCGGGCTGCGTGCGGTGCTGGTGGCGGGCGCGGAGCAGCCCGTCCAGCACGAGCCTAACCCGATCGCGCGAGCACCCAGCCGCCCGAGATGTCCGATCCGGTGAACGGAGGGTGACCACGCTGGCGGCGTGGGCGCCCGCGCGTATGGTGTGCGCATGGGTCTGTTCGGGAACCGCCGCCCCCGCCGCGGACCGGGCCGCCCGGCGAGCGGTCGCGAGGCCGCGCCAGTCCCCGCCAACCCCGGTCGGGGCGGCGCGCGCGGCTCGGAACCCGGCGGCGTGTCCGTGGACGACGGCCGGCCCACCCCGCTGAGCACCGACCGGATCGTGCGCTGGTTCGAGCGCAACGACTTCCACTACTTCACCGACGACGACGGCGACCTCGGCGGGCTGTGGCGGGGCCGGCTGTTCTACTTCTTCCTGTTCGGCGAGCACCAGGAGATCGTCCAGGTGCGCGGGCAGTGGAACCGCGAGATCGCGATCGAGCGGCTCGAGGAGGTGCTCGACGCCTGCACCGAGTGGAACGCCGAGCGCATCTGGCCGAAGGCGTACGTGCGGGTCCGCGACAACGGCATGGTGCACGTCGTCGCCGAGGTCTCCACCGACCTGGAGCACGGCGCGACCGACGAGCAGCTGAGCCAGATCCTGTTCTGCGGCCTGTCCACGTCGAGCACGTTCTTCGACGCGATCGACGAGCTCTACCCCGACCCCGCGGCGGTGGCCCCGTGACCGCGCCCCGCACGCCGGGCTGGCTGTCCCGGGTGCTCGGCGAGCGCGCCGCCGCCCCCGTGCCGCAGCGCCGGGTGCCGCTGCAGGCCCGGCCGACGCCGCTGACCCGCGACCGGGTCGCCTCGGCGCTGTCGTCCCGCGGCTACCACTTCCGGGTCGACGAGGACGGCGACCTGACCGGCGTGTGGAACGACTCCCGGTTCTGGTTCCTGCTGCTCGGCGAGCAGCGGGAGATCCTGCAGGTGCGCGGCCGCTGGCACCGGCAGCTCCCGGTCGACAGCCGCCGCGCGGTGACGCTCGCGCTCAACGACTGGAACCGCGAGCGAATCTGGCCGAAGCTCTACCTCCGTGAGGAGGAGGGCCAGCTCGCGGTGTACAGCGAGGTCTCGACGGACCTGGAGCACGGCGTGACCGCCGAGCAGCTGGACCAGCTGCTGTCCTGCGGGCTCGGCACCGGGGTGCAGAGCTTCGCCTCGTTCGACCAGCTGCTGCCGCCGCAGGTCTGAGCGGCGGCCGGCGCCGGGTCGACCGTCAGCGCCGCCCGAGGGTCGGCAGGCCGAGCAGCACCGGGGCCGCGGGCCCGCCCGCGGCGGCGCCCGTCCCGCACGCGTCGCCCGCGCCGCCGTGCGCGTGGTCGTCCTCGCCCGACTGCCGCCGCTCCCAGGCGTCGCCCGCCCGGGTCCGGCGCACCGCGAAGGTGCCGCCCTGCGCCGCCGAGTCGGCGACCAGGTGGTGCGGGGCCGCGTGCGTGACGTCGACCGTGACCAGGTCGCCGGGGCGCGGTGCGTCGGCCTCCGCCAGACCGGCCGGCAGCGCGAGGTGCACGAGGCGGTTGTCCGCGGCG encodes the following:
- a CDS encoding thioredoxin family protein; the encoded protein is MTDTSTAAALTAEDLRRPLGRDATFLQLSSGFCAPCRATRRVLERVVATQDGVAHVEVDVADRADLAERFGVTETPTVVVLDADGAPVVRVAGVPSLAQARAVVAALR
- a CDS encoding HSP90 family protein — translated: MTDPAARAFQVDLHGVVDLLARHLYSGPRVYLRELLQNGVDAITARRAEDPGCPATVRLRPLPDGSLLVTDSGVGLTRAEAEELLATVGRSSKRDLDLGVGREEFLGQFGIGLLSAFMVADRIELVSRSARDPLAPAVRWRGHADGSYDLVELPDADLPAGSTVRLRPRRDLEHWLAGETVAALAAEFGSLLPVDVAVEVPLGTAPAAAAPGAGDPADDLPGDGAPRPGHVWRRISAPETPWAREHPDEAARAQALARYCEQALGFTPLASIDLSVPLAGVTGVAFVLPAAVPPGGGGSHRVYLKRMLLGTRVDGLLPEWAFFVRCVIDASGLRPTASREALYTDEVLLATQEALADAVRSWTLRTLESSTALARQFVSTHHLAVRSLALTDDTMLDLAARILPYETTDGTLTLAEVAQEHGQVVFAPTLEEYRRIAPVARAQGLAVVNAGYVYDADLLARLAARGPGRGLGEVRPLGAGDIAQVLAPVAPERELATLDAVRAGGEVLRPLDTELVLRTFEPAELPAVLLHDRDGDHQRDLQAAMAEADDVWSDVLAGFAAPAAARRLVLNDASPLVRDLLDAPPGEVVAAGLRSLYVSALLLSGEPLRARDSELMTGSMSVLLRAGLAGSGAGPRGGAGEGVPGALPGADDEAAGGPAGEERA
- a CDS encoding carboxymuconolactone decarboxylase family protein codes for the protein MTTQTTAPAPDHAQHTDGSDGPDRPVRVPRRLDVDGLAPTFSAALADLDAAATAELDRAGVEPALREIVRLRASQLNGCAYCVDTHARDARAAGLRTQQVDAVAVWRESSFFTARQRAALELAESVTLAPQTRVPGEVVAAATAASGEQATAALLALVVAINAWNLVGVTARCWSAPVVAD
- a CDS encoding YbjN domain-containing protein, with translation MTAPRTPGWLSRVLGERAAAPVPQRRVPLQARPTPLTRDRVASALSSRGYHFRVDEDGDLTGVWNDSRFWFLLLGEQREILQVRGRWHRQLPVDSRRAVTLALNDWNRERIWPKLYLREEEGQLAVYSEVSTDLEHGVTAEQLDQLLSCGLGTGVQSFASFDQLLPPQV
- the dapF gene encoding diaminopimelate epimerase — encoded protein: MTAPAASPAARALPDTVAALRVTKGHGTQNDFVLLDGRTGIALDADLVRALADRRAGIGGDGVIRLVASAELPEGAAVLAEDPAATWFMDYRNADGSIAEMCGNGVRVVAEYARALGLWDPATGELVLGTRAGVRRVREAAGPAGETWYAVDMGEWRLPGGPEAAAAGADAQVDVPGLPVPRPALSVDLGNPHTVLALADDAELAAADLTRAPAVDPVPPHGTNVELVVPLGEQRLADGTVVGRVRMRVHERGVGETRSCGTGACAAALAVRAWAGPQAPDVWLVDVPGGTVRVAALPDGHVELAGPAVLVADLDVDPAALSR
- a CDS encoding PLP-dependent aminotransferase family protein; its protein translation is MRATWAIGGLDLFLDLRAARPRRGLEDALRAAVTEGRLAPGTRLPATRSVAADLGVARNTVAQVYEQLAAEGWLTSRVGAGTWVAEPAASPAPAEGRPTGQPAAGSPGPPAGADLRAGIPDAAAFPRREWAAAVRRAVLDSPAGSLGYPDPRGVPAAREALAGYLARTRGVRATSGRVLLARGFGGLLAAACRALAAAGATRVAVEEYGHARHRDAIVAAGLAVVPLPVDRDGADVAQLAELGVDAVLLTPAHQFPTGVALAPDRRTAVVRWAAATGALVLEDDYDGEFRYDRRAVGALQALAPEHVLYAGTASKSVGPGLGLAWAVAPERLVAPLARQTELLGGGPPAVDQLALAGFVEAHDLDRSVRRLRQHYRARRARVEAVVAERLPACAVAGLPAGLHCLVELPAGTSETAVVAAAARRGVRLEGLSAFAAPGTGRGRGPAVVVGYGAPGAHAFDAVLAAAAEAIADVLD
- a CDS encoding class I SAM-dependent methyltransferase produces the protein MTGTEHYFTAEPASPDERRARTVHLAGRDVEVETAGGVFSPDHLDGGTEVLLQHVPDPPRDGDLLDLGCGWGPVALSLGLLAPHARVWAVDVNERALDLTRRNAARLGVDGLTAVRPEDVPDDVRFAAIWSNPPIRVGKETLHAMLRQWLRRLLPGGEAYLVVAKNLGSDSLLRWLATELDGAAAVDRVATARGFRVLRVVAAG
- a CDS encoding YbjN domain-containing protein, which gives rise to MGFFTKPDAAASVPGPQPLSHQRVIDVLDAREMNYGVDDDGDIGGYWDGHLFYFFRLGGQQEYLQTRGRWNRKVGIDQYARVVDLVNTWNSEKLWPKGYVRAEDDVVGVYAEHTVDYEHGATDEQIDLHLACGITTALSLFEHLDEQFPAEAAAAKAAEAAASGE
- a CDS encoding YbjN domain-containing protein, with protein sequence MSVDDGRPTPLSTDRIVRWFERNDFHYFTDDDGDLGGLWRGRLFYFFLFGEHQEIVQVRGQWNREIAIERLEEVLDACTEWNAERIWPKAYVRVRDNGMVHVVAEVSTDLEHGATDEQLSQILFCGLSTSSTFFDAIDELYPDPAAVAP